A single region of the Paraburkholderia megapolitana genome encodes:
- a CDS encoding NuoB/complex I 20 kDa subunit family protein, with amino-acid sequence MSIEGVLKEGFVTTTADKLINWTRTGSLWPMTFGLACCAVEMMHAGAARYDLDRFGVVFRPSPRQSDVMIVAGTLCNKMAPALRKVYDQMAEPRWVISMGSCANGGGYYHYSYSVVRGCDRIVPVDVYVPGCPPTAEALVYGVIQLQAKIRRTNTIARQ; translated from the coding sequence ATGAGTATCGAAGGGGTCTTGAAGGAAGGGTTTGTCACCACCACGGCTGACAAACTGATCAACTGGACGCGCACCGGCTCGTTGTGGCCGATGACGTTCGGTCTCGCGTGTTGCGCGGTCGAGATGATGCATGCGGGCGCTGCTCGCTACGACCTCGACCGTTTCGGCGTCGTGTTTCGTCCAAGTCCGCGGCAGTCGGACGTGATGATCGTCGCGGGCACGCTGTGCAACAAGATGGCGCCGGCTCTGCGCAAGGTCTACGACCAGATGGCCGAGCCGCGCTGGGTCATCTCGATGGGGTCGTGCGCGAATGGCGGCGGCTACTACCATTACTCGTACTCGGTGGTGCGCGGCTGCGACCGTATCGTACCGGTCGACGTCTACGTGCCGGGCTGTCCGCCCACGGCGGAGGCGCTGGTCTACGGTGTGATCCAGCTGCAGGCGAAGATCCGCCGCACCAACACCATCGCCCGACAATAA
- the rpsO gene encoding 30S ribosomal protein S15, whose amino-acid sequence MSVAEVTKKSDVVAQFARAANDTGSPEVQVALLTTRINELTVHFKAHSKDHHSRRGLLRMVSRRRKLLDYLKGKDADRYRTLIEKLGLRK is encoded by the coding sequence ATGTCCGTAGCTGAAGTTACCAAGAAGTCCGACGTCGTCGCGCAATTCGCACGCGCTGCTAACGACACCGGCTCCCCTGAAGTTCAGGTCGCGCTGCTCACGACCCGTATCAACGAACTCACCGTTCACTTCAAGGCCCATTCGAAGGATCACCATAGCCGCCGCGGTCTGCTGCGCATGGTGAGCCGCCGTCGCAAGCTGCTCGACTACCTGAAGGGCAAGGACGCCGATCGTTATCGCACGCTGATCGAGAAGCTGGGTCTGCGTAAGTAA
- a CDS encoding NADH-quinone oxidoreductase subunit D has product MAEIKNYTLNFGPQHPAAHGVLRLVLELDGEVIQRADPHIGLLHRATEKLAESKTFIQSVPYMDRLDYVSMMVNEHGYVMAIEKLLGIDVPIRAQYIRVMFDEVTRVLNHLMWIGAHALDVGAMAVFLYAFREREDLMDVYEAVSGARMHAAYYRPGGVYRDLPDAMPQYKASKIRNAKALARMNETRQGSLLDFIEDFFNRFPTCVDEYETLLTDNRIWKQRLVGIGVVSPERALQLGMTGAMLRGSGIEWDLRKKQPYEVYDKLDFDIPVGVNGDCYDRYLVRVEEMRQSTRIVKQCIEWLRKNPGPVMIDNHKVAPPSRVGMKSNMEDLIHHFKLFTEGFHVPEGEAYAAVEHPKGEFGIYLISDGANKPYRLKIRAPGYAHLSALDEMARGHMIADAVTIIGTQDIVFGEVDR; this is encoded by the coding sequence ATGGCAGAGATCAAGAACTACACGCTCAACTTCGGCCCTCAGCACCCGGCAGCGCACGGTGTGCTGCGCCTCGTGCTCGAACTCGACGGCGAAGTGATCCAGCGCGCCGATCCGCACATCGGCCTGTTGCACCGCGCGACCGAAAAGCTCGCGGAAAGCAAAACCTTCATCCAGTCCGTGCCGTACATGGACCGTCTCGACTACGTGTCGATGATGGTCAACGAACACGGCTACGTGATGGCGATCGAAAAGCTGCTCGGCATCGACGTGCCGATCCGCGCCCAGTACATCCGCGTGATGTTCGACGAAGTGACGCGCGTGCTGAACCACCTGATGTGGATCGGCGCCCACGCGCTCGACGTCGGCGCAATGGCGGTGTTCCTCTACGCATTCCGCGAACGCGAAGACCTGATGGACGTGTACGAGGCGGTGTCCGGTGCCCGGATGCACGCGGCCTACTATCGTCCGGGCGGTGTCTATCGCGATCTGCCTGACGCAATGCCGCAATACAAGGCGTCGAAGATTCGCAATGCGAAGGCGCTGGCGCGGATGAACGAAACGCGCCAGGGTTCGTTGCTCGATTTCATCGAAGACTTCTTCAACCGTTTCCCGACCTGCGTCGACGAATACGAAACGCTCCTCACCGACAACCGGATCTGGAAGCAGCGGCTGGTCGGTATCGGTGTGGTGAGCCCGGAACGTGCGCTGCAACTCGGCATGACCGGTGCGATGCTCCGCGGCTCGGGTATCGAGTGGGATTTGCGCAAGAAGCAGCCGTACGAGGTTTACGACAAGCTCGACTTCGACATCCCGGTTGGCGTGAACGGTGACTGCTACGACCGCTATCTGGTGCGCGTCGAAGAAATGCGCCAGTCCACGCGGATCGTGAAACAGTGTATTGAGTGGCTGCGGAAGAATCCCGGCCCTGTGATGATCGACAATCACAAGGTTGCGCCGCCGTCGCGAGTGGGCATGAAGTCGAACATGGAAGATCTGATTCACCACTTCAAGCTGTTCACCGAAGGTTTTCACGTACCGGAAGGCGAAGCGTACGCGGCGGTTGAACACCCGAAGGGCGAGTTTGGCATCTACCTGATTTCGGATGGCGCGAACAAGCCGTATCGTCTGAAAATCCGCGCACCGGGCTACGCACATTTGTCGGCACTCGACGAAATGGCGCGCGGCCACATGATCGCCGACGCCGTGACGATCATCGGTACGCAGGACATCGTGTTTGGCGAAGTAGATCGCTAG
- the pnp gene encoding polyribonucleotide nucleotidyltransferase, with product MFNKIVKEFKWGQHNVRLETGEIARQASGAVLVDIEDTVVLATVVGAKTAKPGQDFFPLTVDYLEKTYSAGKIPGGFFRREGRPSEGETLISRLIDRPLRPLFPEGFYNEVQVVIHVMSINPDVPADIPALIGASAALAISGLPFNGPVGAARVAYINNEYVLNPTRSQIKESSLDLVVAGTERAVLMVESEAQQLSEEVMLGAVVFGHDQMQIAIDAIHELVREGGKPEWDWKPAPKNEALISRVTEVAEANLLAAYQVRDKQARSAKLKEIYAATSAALEADAAAGGTVAADKATVGNVLFDIEAKIVRSQILNGEPRIDGRDTRTVRPIEIRTGVLPRTHGSALFTRGETQALVVATLGTKGDEQIIDALEGEYRERFMLHYNMPPFATGETGRVGSPKRREIGHGRLAKRALVACLPSAEEFGYSIRVVSEITESNGSSSMASVCGGCLALMDAGVPMKAHVAGIAMGLILEGNKFAVLTDILGDEDHLGDMDFKVAGTEQGVTALQMDIKIQGITKEIMQVALAQAKEGRLHILGKMTSAVSGANTELSDYAPRMITIKINPEKIRDVIGKGGSVIRALTEETGTTIDISDDGIVTIASTSSEGMAEAKKRIENITMEVEVGQVYEGAVLKLLDFGAIVNILPGKDGLLHISEIANERIKDINDYLKEGQQVKVKVIQTDEKGRVRLSAKALLNEAPSGAPQGESTPQQ from the coding sequence ATGTTCAATAAGATCGTCAAAGAGTTCAAGTGGGGACAACATAACGTTCGCCTGGAAACCGGTGAGATCGCCCGTCAGGCAAGCGGTGCCGTCCTCGTGGACATCGAAGATACGGTGGTGCTCGCCACGGTCGTCGGTGCCAAGACGGCGAAGCCGGGTCAGGATTTCTTCCCGCTGACCGTCGACTACCTCGAGAAAACCTATTCCGCAGGCAAGATCCCCGGTGGCTTCTTCCGCCGCGAAGGCCGTCCGTCGGAAGGCGAGACGCTGATCTCGCGCCTGATCGACCGTCCGCTGCGCCCGCTCTTCCCGGAAGGCTTCTACAACGAAGTCCAGGTCGTGATCCATGTGATGTCGATCAACCCGGACGTGCCAGCCGACATCCCCGCGCTGATCGGCGCCTCGGCTGCACTGGCTATCTCCGGCCTGCCGTTCAACGGCCCGGTGGGCGCCGCACGCGTCGCCTACATCAACAACGAATACGTGCTGAACCCGACGCGTTCGCAGATCAAGGAATCGAGCCTCGACCTCGTGGTTGCCGGTACGGAACGCGCAGTGCTGATGGTCGAATCGGAAGCGCAACAGCTGTCGGAAGAAGTGATGCTCGGCGCCGTGGTGTTCGGCCACGACCAGATGCAGATCGCGATCGACGCGATCCACGAACTCGTGCGCGAAGGCGGCAAGCCCGAATGGGACTGGAAGCCGGCGCCGAAGAACGAAGCGCTGATCTCGCGCGTGACCGAAGTGGCTGAGGCCAATCTGCTCGCCGCCTATCAGGTCCGCGACAAGCAGGCCCGTTCGGCAAAGCTGAAGGAAATCTACGCCGCTACGTCGGCCGCGCTGGAAGCGGACGCCGCTGCGGGCGGTACCGTCGCTGCCGACAAGGCAACCGTCGGCAACGTGCTGTTCGACATCGAAGCGAAGATCGTCCGTTCGCAGATCCTGAACGGTGAGCCGCGTATCGACGGCCGCGACACGCGCACGGTGCGCCCGATCGAAATCCGTACCGGCGTGCTGCCGCGTACCCACGGTTCGGCACTGTTCACGCGCGGCGAAACGCAGGCGCTCGTCGTCGCGACGCTCGGCACGAAGGGTGACGAGCAGATCATCGACGCACTCGAAGGCGAATACCGCGAGCGCTTCATGCTCCACTACAACATGCCTCCGTTCGCGACCGGCGAAACGGGCCGCGTCGGTTCGCCGAAGCGCCGTGAAATCGGTCACGGCCGTCTCGCGAAGCGCGCGCTCGTCGCGTGTCTGCCGAGCGCCGAAGAATTCGGTTACTCGATCCGCGTCGTATCGGAAATCACGGAATCGAACGGTTCGTCGTCGATGGCTTCGGTGTGCGGCGGCTGCCTCGCACTGATGGACGCCGGCGTGCCGATGAAGGCGCACGTCGCGGGTATCGCGATGGGCCTGATTCTCGAAGGCAACAAGTTCGCGGTGCTGACCGACATCCTCGGCGACGAAGATCACCTCGGCGACATGGACTTCAAGGTAGCCGGCACGGAACAAGGCGTGACCGCGCTGCAGATGGACATCAAGATCCAGGGCATCACGAAGGAAATCATGCAGGTTGCACTCGCGCAAGCGAAGGAAGGCCGCCTGCATATTCTCGGCAAGATGACCTCGGCTGTGTCGGGTGCGAATACCGAACTGTCGGACTACGCGCCGCGCATGATCACGATCAAGATCAACCCGGAAAAGATCCGCGACGTGATCGGCAAGGGTGGCTCGGTGATCCGCGCGCTGACCGAAGAAACCGGCACGACGATCGATATCTCCGACGACGGCATCGTCACCATCGCGAGCACGAGCAGCGAAGGCATGGCCGAAGCGAAGAAGCGCATCGAGAACATCACGATGGAAGTCGAAGTGGGCCAGGTGTACGAAGGTGCGGTCCTCAAGCTGCTCGACTTCGGTGCGATCGTCAACATCCTGCCGGGCAAGGACGGTCTGCTGCATATTTCCGAAATCGCCAACGAGCGCATCAAGGACATCAACGACTACCTGAAGGAAGGCCAGCAAGTGAAGGTCAAGGTCATCCAGACGGACGAGAAGGGTCGTGTGCGTCTGTCGGCCAAGGCTTTGTTGAACGAAGCGCCGTCGGGTGCGCCGCAAGGCGAGTCGACGCCGCAGCAATAA
- the tpiA gene encoding triose-phosphate isomerase: MSKQRTKLVVGNWKMHGRLADNAVLLEAVAQGVRGLQGAVKVGVCVPHPYLAQTQALLAGSPVQWGSQDVSAHEQGAYTGEVAADMVAEFAATLAIVGHSERRGYHHESADVVGIKAERALAAGLTPIVCVGETLEQHEAGLAQQVVGGQLDAVLAKLSPADAARIVVAYEPVWAIGTGKSATAAQAQDVHAFLRARLAQKGAAVGAVTLLYGGSVKPENAQELFGQQDIDGGLIGGASLKAQDFLAICSAAAAAL, translated from the coding sequence ATGTCGAAACAACGAACCAAACTGGTAGTCGGTAACTGGAAGATGCATGGCCGGCTGGCCGACAACGCGGTGCTGCTCGAAGCGGTCGCGCAAGGTGTTCGCGGTCTGCAGGGCGCGGTGAAGGTCGGTGTGTGCGTGCCGCATCCGTATCTCGCGCAGACGCAGGCGCTGCTCGCGGGCAGTCCGGTGCAGTGGGGTTCGCAGGACGTATCGGCGCACGAGCAAGGCGCCTATACCGGCGAAGTCGCCGCGGACATGGTCGCGGAGTTCGCTGCGACGCTGGCCATCGTCGGGCATTCGGAACGGCGTGGCTATCATCACGAAAGCGCGGATGTCGTCGGGATCAAGGCGGAGCGGGCGCTGGCGGCAGGCCTCACGCCGATCGTCTGCGTCGGCGAAACGCTCGAGCAGCACGAAGCCGGTTTGGCGCAACAGGTAGTCGGCGGGCAGCTCGATGCAGTGCTCGCAAAACTGTCGCCGGCAGACGCGGCGCGGATCGTAGTCGCTTACGAGCCGGTCTGGGCGATCGGCACGGGCAAAAGTGCGACGGCGGCGCAGGCACAGGACGTTCACGCGTTCCTGCGTGCGCGTCTCGCACAGAAGGGCGCGGCGGTCGGCGCCGTGACGCTGCTGTATGGCGGCAGCGTGAAGCCGGAGAATGCGCAAGAATTGTTTGGTCAGCAGGATATCGATGGCGGCCTGATTGGCGGCGCATCGTTGAAGGCACAGGATTTCCTCGCAATCTGCAGTGCGGCGGCCGCGGCGCTTTGA
- a CDS encoding NADH-quinone oxidoreductase subunit A, producing the protein MNLAAYFPVLLFLLVGTGLGVALVGIGKILGPNRPDTAKNAPYECGFEAFEDARMKFDVRYYLVAILFIIFDLETAFLFPWGVALRDIGWPGFMAMMIFLLEFLLGFAYIWKKGGLDWE; encoded by the coding sequence TTGAACCTCGCAGCCTATTTCCCCGTTTTGTTGTTCCTCCTCGTGGGTACCGGTTTAGGCGTAGCACTGGTCGGCATTGGCAAGATCCTTGGTCCCAACAGGCCCGACACCGCGAAGAACGCACCGTACGAGTGCGGCTTCGAGGCATTCGAGGACGCACGCATGAAGTTCGACGTGCGCTACTACCTCGTGGCCATTCTCTTCATCATTTTCGATCTGGAAACGGCATTCCTGTTCCCGTGGGGCGTGGCCCTGCGCGACATCGGCTGGCCGGGCTTCATGGCTATGATGATTTTCCTGCTCGAATTCCTGCTGGGCTTCGCCTATATCTGGAAGAAGGGCGGTCTCGATTGGGAATGA
- a CDS encoding NADH-quinone oxidoreductase subunit C, with product MASKLETLKANLEAAFGGRLVSVTEAIGELTIVVKASEYLDVVKRLRDDPTLRFEQLMDLCGVDYQTYGDGAYEGPRFAAVLHLLSVANNWRLRVRAFAPDDEVPILASVVDIWSSANWYEREAFDLFGIVFEGHPDLRRILTDYGFIGHPFRKDFPVSGYVEMRYDPEEKRVVYQPVTIEPREITPRVIREDHYGGLKH from the coding sequence ATGGCAAGCAAACTCGAGACCCTGAAAGCGAACCTCGAGGCGGCGTTCGGCGGCCGTCTGGTGAGCGTCACCGAAGCGATCGGCGAGCTGACGATCGTCGTCAAGGCAAGCGAATACCTTGATGTGGTGAAGCGTCTGCGCGACGATCCCACGCTGCGCTTCGAGCAGTTGATGGACCTGTGTGGCGTCGATTATCAGACGTACGGCGACGGTGCCTACGAAGGCCCGCGTTTCGCGGCCGTGCTGCATCTGCTGTCGGTGGCGAACAACTGGCGTCTGCGCGTGCGCGCGTTCGCACCGGACGACGAAGTACCCATCCTCGCTTCGGTGGTCGACATCTGGAGTTCAGCCAACTGGTACGAGCGCGAAGCGTTCGACCTCTTCGGCATCGTCTTCGAAGGCCATCCTGACCTGCGCCGCATCCTGACCGACTACGGTTTCATCGGTCACCCGTTCCGCAAGGATTTCCCTGTTTCCGGCTACGTCGAAATGCGTTACGACCCGGAAGAGAAGCGCGTCGTCTATCAGCCGGTGACGATCGAGCCGCGGGAAATCACGCCGCGCGTGATCCGTGAGGATCACTATGGCGGTCTGAAACACTAA
- a CDS encoding NAD(P)H-quinone oxidoreductase, whose protein sequence is MKAIEITEFGAPEVLKLAERPMPEPKAGEVLIKVAASGINRPDVFQRKGAYAPPPGASDLPGLEVAGEIVGGTFDAKHNPFGLKLGDRVCALLAGGGYAEYAVAPLAQCLPVPQGLSDVEAASLPETFFTVWSNVFDRAQLGNGEGGANETFLVQGGSSGIGVTAIQIAHALGFRVLATAGSDDKCRACEALGAERAINYKTEDFVEVVKSLTNDRGVDVILDMVAGSYVPRELTALADGGRLVVIALLGGAKAEINLNDVLRRRLTITGSTLRPRPVEFKAKIAARLKEHVWPHLESGRIKPIVYQVFPAAQAADAHTLMESSTHVGKIVLDWRAA, encoded by the coding sequence ATGAAAGCGATCGAGATCACCGAATTCGGTGCGCCGGAAGTCTTGAAGCTCGCCGAGCGGCCGATGCCGGAGCCGAAGGCGGGCGAAGTGCTGATCAAGGTAGCGGCGTCGGGCATCAACCGGCCCGACGTGTTTCAACGCAAGGGCGCCTATGCGCCGCCGCCGGGTGCGTCCGATCTGCCGGGGCTCGAGGTGGCGGGCGAGATCGTCGGTGGGACGTTCGACGCGAAGCACAACCCGTTTGGCCTGAAGCTCGGCGATCGCGTGTGTGCACTGCTTGCGGGCGGGGGCTACGCGGAATATGCGGTGGCGCCGCTTGCGCAGTGTCTGCCGGTGCCGCAGGGACTGTCGGATGTCGAAGCGGCGTCGTTGCCGGAGACGTTCTTCACGGTGTGGAGCAATGTGTTCGACCGTGCGCAACTGGGCAACGGCGAGGGTGGTGCGAACGAGACGTTCCTGGTGCAGGGCGGTTCGAGCGGCATCGGCGTGACGGCAATCCAGATCGCGCACGCACTTGGATTTCGCGTACTCGCCACAGCGGGTTCGGACGACAAATGCCGTGCATGCGAAGCGCTCGGTGCCGAACGTGCGATCAACTACAAGACCGAAGACTTCGTCGAGGTCGTGAAGTCGCTGACCAACGACCGCGGTGTCGACGTCATTCTCGATATGGTGGCCGGCAGCTACGTACCGCGCGAACTGACGGCGCTTGCGGACGGCGGCCGGCTGGTGGTGATTGCGCTGCTCGGCGGTGCGAAGGCGGAGATCAATCTGAACGACGTGCTGCGCCGGCGCCTCACCATTACGGGCTCGACGCTGCGCCCGCGGCCGGTCGAGTTCAAGGCGAAGATTGCAGCGCGTTTGAAAGAGCATGTATGGCCGCATCTGGAGAGCGGTCGCATCAAGCCGATCGTGTATCAGGTGTTTCCGGCGGCACAGGCAGCGGACGCCCACACGCTGATGGAAAGCAGCACGCACGTGGGCAAGATCGTGCTGGACTGGCGTGCCGCGTAA
- the secG gene encoding preprotein translocase subunit SecG: protein MLYLKTLIIVVQLLSALGVIGLVLLQHGKGADMGAAFGSGASGSLFGATGSANFLSRTTAVLAAVFFVTTLALTYLGAYKSRPSAGVLGEAVTAPVAASAASVPAGVSTPAAPAAASKPGQDVPK from the coding sequence ATGCTGTATTTGAAAACGTTGATTATCGTGGTTCAGTTGCTGTCGGCGCTGGGGGTCATCGGCCTCGTTTTGCTGCAGCACGGCAAGGGTGCCGACATGGGTGCGGCATTCGGTAGCGGTGCCTCAGGCAGCCTGTTCGGTGCGACCGGTTCGGCCAACTTTCTGTCGCGCACAACGGCGGTGCTGGCCGCTGTCTTCTTCGTGACGACACTGGCGCTCACGTACCTTGGCGCCTACAAATCGAGGCCTTCCGCAGGCGTGCTCGGCGAAGCCGTTACCGCTCCGGTGGCCGCTTCCGCAGCGTCGGTGCCGGCTGGTGTTTCGACGCCTGCCGCACCTGCTGCTGCATCGAAGCCGGGCCAGGACGTACCGAAATAA
- a CDS encoding branched-chain amino acid ABC transporter substrate-binding protein yields MIRALMDRAEREMEFGWWERAQRGTRREGCGKARYGRAALAWAVVATLALLTVSAAQAAQTAQTTARPTGKPVQLALIEGMSGPFANAGAAVERNLRFGIEQVNARGGVKLNDGAHPLELVVLDSKGSTEEALVQLRAAADRHIGFILQGNSSAVAAALLGAIDRQNTREPDNRELFLNYSADDPALTNADCSFWHFRFDAHAGMRMDALADVIEHDQSVKKVYLLNQDYSFGHDVSRLARTALAAKRPDIAVVGDEFHPIGRVKDFAPYIAKIRASGADAVVTGNWGNDLTLLVKAAREQGLDTRFYTFYGNSLGAPAALGDAGVKRVLAVADWHPNAGGTASDAWYRAYRARFPAAQDDYPVLRMELLVEMLAAALNKAGSADPVAVARALEGMKFDNGFHPMWMRADDHQVIQPLYVMEMDKAGTPGVRFDNEGSGYGFRTVLALPAERTVPPTVCRMQRP; encoded by the coding sequence ATGATCCGCGCTCTGATGGATCGAGCGGAGCGAGAGATGGAATTCGGGTGGTGGGAAAGGGCGCAACGTGGAACGCGGCGCGAAGGGTGCGGTAAGGCTCGCTACGGTCGTGCGGCGCTGGCGTGGGCGGTGGTGGCGACTCTGGCGCTGTTGACGGTGTCGGCAGCGCAAGCGGCCCAGACGGCCCAGACGACGGCGCGTCCCACCGGCAAGCCGGTCCAGCTCGCGCTAATCGAAGGAATGTCCGGCCCGTTCGCCAACGCCGGCGCGGCGGTCGAGCGCAACCTGCGCTTCGGCATCGAACAGGTCAACGCGCGCGGCGGCGTCAAGCTCAACGACGGCGCGCATCCGCTCGAACTCGTCGTGCTCGACAGCAAGGGCAGCACCGAAGAAGCGCTGGTCCAGCTGCGCGCGGCCGCGGACCGCCATATCGGTTTCATCCTGCAGGGCAACAGCTCGGCGGTCGCGGCGGCACTGCTCGGCGCGATCGACCGCCAGAACACCCGCGAGCCCGACAATCGCGAACTGTTCCTCAACTATTCCGCCGACGATCCCGCCCTGACGAACGCGGACTGCAGCTTCTGGCATTTCCGCTTCGATGCGCACGCGGGCATGCGCATGGACGCGCTGGCGGACGTGATCGAGCACGACCAGTCGGTGAAAAAGGTCTATCTGCTGAATCAGGACTACAGCTTCGGCCACGACGTGAGCCGGCTGGCGCGCACGGCGCTGGCGGCCAAACGCCCGGACATCGCGGTGGTGGGCGACGAATTCCACCCGATCGGTCGCGTCAAGGATTTCGCGCCCTACATCGCCAAGATCCGCGCGAGCGGCGCCGACGCGGTTGTAACCGGCAACTGGGGCAACGATCTGACGCTGCTGGTGAAGGCCGCGCGCGAACAGGGGCTGGACACGCGGTTCTACACGTTCTACGGCAACAGCCTTGGCGCGCCGGCGGCGCTCGGCGATGCCGGCGTGAAGCGCGTGCTGGCGGTCGCCGACTGGCATCCGAACGCCGGCGGTACGGCCTCGGACGCGTGGTATCGCGCATACCGCGCCCGCTTCCCGGCGGCCCAGGACGACTACCCGGTGCTGCGCATGGAACTGCTGGTCGAAATGCTCGCCGCGGCGCTGAACAAGGCCGGCAGCGCCGACCCTGTGGCGGTGGCGCGGGCGCTCGAAGGGATGAAGTTCGACAACGGCTTCCACCCGATGTGGATGCGCGCCGACGACCACCAGGTTATCCAGCCCCTTTATGTGATGGAGATGGACAAGGCCGGCACGCCGGGCGTGCGCTTTGACAACGAAGGCTCCGGATACGGCTTCAGGACGGTGCTGGCGCTGCCCGCGGAGCGCACCGTGCCGCCGACTGTCTGCCGGATGCAGCGGCCGTAA
- the nuoE gene encoding NADH-quinone oxidoreductase subunit NuoE yields MISAEGLKEIDRALTKYPADQKQSAVMSALAVAQEEHGWLSPELMQFVADYLGMPAVAVQEVATFYTMYETSPVGRYKITLCTNLPCQLGPDGGSENAASYLKQKLGIDFGETTADGKFTLKEGECMGSCGDAPVMLVNNHRMCSFMSRAKIDQLLEELSK; encoded by the coding sequence ATGATCTCAGCTGAAGGCCTGAAAGAAATCGATCGTGCGCTGACGAAGTATCCCGCCGATCAGAAACAGTCCGCCGTGATGTCGGCGCTTGCCGTCGCTCAGGAAGAGCACGGCTGGCTGTCGCCCGAACTGATGCAGTTCGTCGCGGACTATCTCGGCATGCCGGCGGTCGCCGTGCAGGAGGTCGCGACCTTCTACACGATGTACGAGACCTCGCCGGTCGGTCGCTACAAGATCACGCTCTGCACCAACCTGCCGTGCCAGCTCGGCCCGGACGGCGGCTCCGAGAACGCCGCCAGCTATCTGAAACAGAAGCTCGGCATCGACTTCGGCGAAACCACCGCCGACGGCAAGTTCACGCTGAAAGAAGGCGAGTGCATGGGGTCGTGCGGCGACGCGCCGGTGATGCTGGTGAACAACCACCGCATGTGCAGCTTCATGAGCCGCGCGAAGATCGACCAGTTGCTCGAGGAACTTTCGAAATGA